The region ATCTCGACCAGACGCTTGACGATCGTGAGCCCCAGCCCGGTTCCGCCATACTTTCGCGTCGTCGAGGAGTCGGCCTGGGTGAAGGCGTCAAAGATGCTATCGGTCTTGTCGTGCGCGATCCCGACCCCGGTGTCCGCCACCGAGAACCGAATCGAGGTGGTACCCGAGCCGGTATCCGGGCGGGCCATCTCGACCCTGAGCACGATCTCGCCGTGGTCGGTGAATTTAACCGCGTTGCTGAGCAAATTAACCATCACCTGGCGCAGGCGCAGCGGATCGCCAACCAGGTTGTGCGGCACGTCGGGCGCCACCTGGCCGGCGAGTTCGAGATGCTTCTCGTGCGCCCGCAGCCCCATCGTCTCGATCATCGAGTCGATCAGGTCGCGGATGTCGAAGTCGACTTCCTCAAGGATGAGCTGGCCGCTTTCGACTTTGGCGAGGTCGAGGATCTCATTGATCAGGTCGAGCAGGGTGACCCCGTTCCTGCGCATGATGTCCAGGTAGCGGCGCTGCTCTTCGGTCAAGTCGCTTTCCCACAGCATGTCGGCCATCCCGAGCACTGCGTTCATCGGCGTGCGGATCTCGTGCGACATGCTCGAAAGGAAGTCAGACTTGGCCCGCGAAGCTTCGAGTGCGGCTTCGCGCGCCGCGATTAGCTGACGTTGTGTTTCCTTGAGCACGCCGATATCGCGAGTGATCGTGATGCAGCACAGATGTCCGCGCAGCTTGAGATTGATCGCGGAGATCAGGCCGTGGTAGGTGCTGCCGTCCTTGCGGCGGAAGGTTGCCTCCATGTTCCTGACCAGGCCGGCTCGTTTGAGCTCGGCGCTCAGGCGCTCGTTCTCTTCGGGGATCGCCATTGACTTGAATTCGCGCGAACGTTTGCCGACGATATCGTCGCGGCAGAAGCCGGTATTTCGGGTGTACTCCTCGTTGATGTCGATGTATCTGCCGGTTTCGAGATCGATAATCGACATGGAATCGAGGTTCTGATCGAACACTTGGCGCAGCGCCGCCTCGCTCTCGCGCAAGTTAACCGCGGTCAGCTCGCCCTCGGCTATGATGCGGTCCTTGGCCCGCGAGGCTTCGAGCGCGGCTTCGCGCGCGGCGACCAGCTCATCCTGGGTTTTCTTGAGCACGCTGATATCGCGGTTGGTCGAGACCAAGCACAGATGTCCGCGCAGCTTGAAGCTGACCCCGGAGATCACGCCGTGGTAGCTGCTGCCGTCCTTGCGGCGAAAGGTGGCCTCCATGTTCCTGAGCACGCCGACTCGTTTGAGCTCTTCGGCGTAACGAAGACCCTCTTCAGCGTTCACGAATGGAAAGAATTCGCGTGAGCGTTTGCCGACGACGTCTTCGCGGCAGAAGCCGGTACTGCGGGTGTACTCGTCGTTGATATCGATGTATCTGCCGGTTTCGAGATCGAGAATCGCCATCGAATCGGGATTCTGATCGAAAAGTTGGCGCAGCCCTGTCTCGCTCTCGCGCAACTTGGCCGCAGCCAGCTCGCCCTCGGCAATAATCCGATCGCGCTGCGCAATTTCCTGTTCGAGGCGAACCTGTATTTCGTGTCGAGCGGCAACT is a window of Candidatus Binatus sp. DNA encoding:
- a CDS encoding PAS domain S-box protein → MGRHETDIAEDEISRREAAERELEAVRGELAAQVAARHEIQVRLEQEIAQRDRIIAEGELAAAKLRESETGLRQLFDQNPDSMAILDLETGRYIDINDEYTRSTGFCREDVVGKRSREFFPFVNAEEGLRYAEELKRVGVLRNMEATFRRKDGSSYHGVISGVSFKLRGHLCLVSTNRDISVLKKTQDELVAAREAALEASRAKDRIIAEGELTAVNLRESEAALRQVFDQNLDSMSIIDLETGRYIDINEEYTRNTGFCRDDIVGKRSREFKSMAIPEENERLSAELKRAGLVRNMEATFRRKDGSTYHGLISAINLKLRGHLCCITITRDIGVLKETQRQLIAAREAALEASRAKSDFLSSMSHEIRTPMNAVLGMADMLWESDLTEEQRRYLDIMRRNGVTLLDLINEILDLAKVESGQLILEEVDFDIRDLIDSMIETMGLRAHEKHLELAGQVAPDVPHNLVGDPLRLRQVMVNLLSNAVKFTDHGEIVLRVEMARPDTGSGTTSIRFSVADTGVGIAHDKTDSIFDAFTQADSSTTRKYGGTGLGLTIVKRLVE